A region of the Arachis hypogaea cultivar Tifrunner chromosome 15, arahy.Tifrunner.gnm2.J5K5, whole genome shotgun sequence genome:
tcattcgatgGAGTTTCACCCCAAACGACTTGGTCTTGAttagaaacgacattggagtcaacaaatctggAAAAGAAAAGCTCGcggctaattggaaaggaccatacaaaattagtgaggtcttaggaaaaggttattataaggtgaccgacttaaacggcgccgagttaccaaggtcgtggcatgcttgtaacatgaaaatgtactatagttaaaagcgaactctactccctgatgtactcttttcccaacttcgtgattttttcccaaaagaaaAGGATTTTTTCTGAAggggggtttttaacgaggcatcacagtagaGACTAAGGGATTATAGATAGtaaaaaacccttagtagcagtaaAAGTACCTTCACAAATAAGTAAAGATCttttatctcttataaattccttcttgtttttctttctttctacgaaacgcgccgacttaagctcgacaaaacgtgaaaatctcatgaaccgacctagatggtcgtcaggatgaaACGACGAGTTACAAgttggtgtaaagaggttataaaagttgatcgtGAGAAACTCGGGAaatccgactcataagtcggaaAAGCCGAGAAGCAAagaaaacgcatcgcaaaaataacctaagttataagaactcaataaataaaaaaattgagtataaggaataccaAAAAAGAGATCAGGAAACCTATTAAAAGCACTAAAGGTTGTCCCGAGTTATTAAGGAAAACTTAAAGAAAGGGACAGTCAGCCAAGAAAAaggtttttcaaaacaaagatcaaaaaggttttttcgaaacccaaaacagaaaagcatgcgcacaagaaacaaagaaaggtaacttaaacccttatccaaaaaagggtattttttgtTAACGGCCATAAAAGGCCAAAGAGAATGTCAGCAAAATACCAccacaaacataaaaataaatagtttaaaaGGAGGGCCCACAAGccgagcccccatatagccacaACAAATTTTTCAGCTGGGAAGGACGTCACCACCAGAGTCGGAGAGAGTAGTCGGAGCATCACCAGAGTTAGGGAGAGTGCCATTAGGACCAGAAAGAGAAGTGTCCATAGGAGATGGGGTGGAAGTTCCAGGAGCCTTCGAAGAACTCGGGGCATCTTTTGGTCGGGGAGGGGACTCCattatcctctgcccccgagtatTTAGATCAGACTCGGTGACATaatggggagagagaggagaaacgATAGCTCCGTCGACCACAATTTTATCCGGATCCAAAGGAGAGagatccaagtcgggagcaagaaccccaACCTGTTCCTTAAAAATCCTCCATGCTTCTTCAGCCCCGTCAGTAatggagtcctccaactcggtataggCCTCCCGAGCTCTCATCAAATCCTTCTTCACCTCCACGAGATCCTCGAACAAACTCAAATAGCTCCCATGCGCCTTCTCCCTCAGGCCCTCCGCCATGGAACATTGGGCCTGCAACTTCCTTTCCCTCTCCTAGAGGCCATCCCTCTCTTCCTTCAATTTGGCGACCTCCTCCCTCAGCACCCTCTCCTGCCCTTGATATAAGAGAAGCCTCCCCTCCAGCTCTTCAACCCTCGAGGTTGAACTCAAAGAGCTGAGGGgagccttctcaaaaatatccaGAAACTTTGTACACACCCCAGCCACCCTGATACTCTCCTGAGCCAGAATAGTAAGGTGGTTTCGAACAgaagcatcatccatacttatacgaGTATGAGGATAGATATGCTTCTGAACAAACTGAGGCGCATCTACTTTagcctcaccttcaaaagaagagccagactctaaagtcttgcgcttcttcttttcTGGCTCAGGGGAAGATCGGGGAAGAGGGGACGGCTGAGAAGAAGCTGAGGAGGAAAGGACAATAGGTCGGGTGGGGGTCCCCAAATTGTGGGAAGGAGggggaggagaaggaagagaaggACCAGTTACCCTGGCGCCGCCGACTCTGGCACGGGACCTCGTTTTGGCCTCCTAAACTCTCTAGTAAGACTCCCTGAAATTCTTCTTCGCCATTTCTATAAAAGCAATTAGGAAGCTAAAAGTCAGTAAAACAAGTCGGAGAAAACAAGTCGGAAAATAtgataaacaaacaaaaagctacctaattgagcctggacaaaggtcggagacccctAGAGAAATTTTTTGTATCCAGGTAGGGGActctcccccacacttctcggaggaaccccacaatggccgcctccacctcatccaaATCATCCAAACCATATTTTTCGCAAGGGGAGGCCTCTAGCCAGTACAAAGGAAAACGAAGGGAAGAattctcatccaggaaaaaggggtggtgaccctctacagcttgaactttgaaaaagtaatttttgaagtcatggaaggattcatcaaaaagagtgaagactctccgaccttgtatggcgcGGAATGACACCCActtttgtttgttattttgcccactgaagggcttagtcatgtggaagaggaaaaagaaaattctCAGAGAAGTCGGAAAGTCCAAAACATGGCTGATGAACtggtaaattttcagaaaaccccaagaatttgggtgaagttgggtaggagCAACACGATAGTGACGTAAGACGGCtatttcaaaatcagaaaaaggaagaaaaatacccaaacgggtaatcatgctctcatatatatagaaaaagtgaGGGGCTGCCTCAGCAGCCCTCGCAAAGCAAACTCGGTCTTCTAGACCCGGGACCACCAACTCATACTTCGGCTCATCCTCatcagaagtacaaattctatGATGAGTGCGGAGATTGGTGATGACGTCAGTATCTACAAAGAGTTCCTCCTCCAGAATAGTAACATCCACCCATTGAGCGAGGGTTTCTATGGAAGACATTCTTTCTTAAAAAGGTATAGTgaaacctacaaaggaaaaaagaaaaaggatcaAAAACAAGGTCACTAAGGGCCTGGAATCATACAAGAGTCACTAAGAGCCTACGAGTCAATCCtcctctctaaaataaaaacatgcacttTGTAAAAAAGAGTAGAGGAAAACTAACATTTGCTTGAAAAAGGATAGGGGCAGAGAAAGATGAACTCCTTCGAACAAAAGCTCCTTCCGAACAGAGCAGAGGAAGTTTGAAAGTTTTCAGAAACGAAGcaaggaaagagagggaaagtatttataagaacGTTAGGGGCATATTGGTAAAAACGGAAGCCGTCATTTAAAGAAAGGCACCGTTCCCAATGTAACTGATCCCCGCGTATGAATACACAAATCCCTAACGGACGCAacgtttgattagacgcgacTGTTGAGAATTTTTAAAACACGTCGGTTCTGAAACATCACGTCAGTTCCTTATCAAGTCGGCTGCGATTCCGAGTCGAAATACTCGACCCCAATtcttaaaagaaattgggctcgagtaggggcactgttcataccctggcctaaCGTTAGGGCCCAGATCCAAACGAAAGGCCCAACCCACAAGAACTGAGCCTCACTCTACACCGACCTTCCCCAGAGGAAGTCGGTTCTtgccacgacttgctctaaagaagtcgggaataaagattagctggcagatagaCACTCATTCAAacgagtaactgcccctaaaatctctcaacccacttccaggagccatatctcaacttccctaagataaagggacggttatccaccttaaaaggtggaactacttcaacggtggttattggttcaccactataaatacactgacacccctcaggtatctctaagtcccaatactttcTAGATCTGCTTActcccttgctgacttaggcatcggagtgtctttacaggtaccaccccccattcacccaTATTCACAAGTCGACGGAGGCCCAGGAACGTGATTTCCTACGAAGGCTTCCCTCCTCAGACGATTGGGCTAGCCTAACgagtccagcccattaatctccggttacccatcgtaacaataTTATACAAGAAAAAATATctattatttttgcatatataatataatatacatgcataagtaaaataattttatattaatagtacatatataataaatccttagtttcatatttttcatttaagaatgaaaaaaaatatacatttttacaAATATACAGAAATGTACTTGAACATGAAACTTTCAGAATGGCGACACACTCAGGTTTTCAAAGAAAAAAGTATGCATTTtgaatatgaaaatataatagatTGTATCCCTTACTATTCGGTCACTCTATAGAATATATGttataatataaaattcatatatacataaatataagtaACTAATTTAATGAATTTCTtttacacacacatatatatgtaATGTTCGCATTGCTAACATGCAGTCTTTGTATTCCCCATTGGAAACTTTTCTTTCAGGGCTGTGCCAGAATCTCGAAGTAAATAAATAGCACATTCCAAGAGAGGAGTTATCTCTTTGAACATCATAgtttcattaataataataatataataataatacaacagGAACATCTATTTAGACTTGTGTAACTGATGCACAGATAGCAAATAAGGAACCAGAGCCCCTTGCTTGAACTAAAAAACTAGCTAGTGTGTGAATAGTGTATCCATTGAAAGTCTTGAGTGGCATCCATGGTCTGAAGGAACAAGGATTAATGCTCAGTTCTCTGTGCTAGCAACTGCCTATGATCGATCTAAACTTTGCCAAGGCGAAAAGGAAACAGCACGCGCAATAAGGTATATTACAAATGCAACATAAGCAGCTGTTAGTGCACACACTACAACGGCAAACACTGCTCCATTCACTTCAGAGGAGAAGAAGTCTAGCAAAAGATAGCCATTGATCACTATCACCAGAGCAGCCACCAGCCAAGAAAAAATCTGTACCAcatcacaattcacaaaacaATCATTTCTAATATGTCGTTTGTTAAGGAATGATCTTGTTACATTCTTTTAGTTTTTGTGTTTAATTTGATGCCTACTAAAGAAAAGATGATTTATATGTGTGTTGTGCAAGTAAACTACGTTTGAAAGGGAGACTGAGACTAGGAGACAGTGACTTAGTCTCTGTATTGTATTTGGTGTAAAATGTACTGAATTGAGTTATGTCTAAGtattatgtttaatttaaaataaatatagggATTGAGTGGTAGATTTGGAATTTGAAAAGTTAAATGGGATTATTTTTAAGaagaaatattattaaagttttagtctcgTCTTAAAAAATTCCAATCCCCTTTGTCTCCATTTTCTGGAGGTAAGGAACTGAAATTTTGTGTCCCGAAACTGAAATTTTAGTTCCAATTTCTAACCATCAAATACAATACTGAGTTGCAGTCCCTTAGTCTCAGTCCCAGTTTCtgcaaacaaacgctacctaataaTCAATCCAAACAAACTGAGCTGAACAATATTGAACAAAGGGCTACTCCAAATAAATCCAAGTTCTCAAGAGAAGCTAGGGTTCTTACAATAGACTGCATAACAGAGGATATTTAGCATATACACATATATGTATACCATTTATAACTGTTACTAGGGTCCATTTAATTTGTGACCACTATAGGCATGTACAGACAGGGAATTTCAAAGTCATataaaaatgaattaatttggcATTTCAAAGTCATTTACGAAATGCATGGACTAGTAATGTGTAGCTGAATGCTGATATGTAACCAAAATGCTGTAGAACTTTTAATATACCTTGAGGACAGGACCAATTCTGAAAGTGCCCATTATCTGTTCCTTGGACACCAAGCAAAGCAAGGGAATAAGAGCAAATGGGATTTGAACTGACTGAAGAACATTAAGCCATTCATTCAGGATATCTAAAGATTCCTCCGAGGTATCAAAGATAAGAGCGACTATCATGGTTGGGATGATTGCGCAGCTTCGGGTAATTAACGCCCTCACCCATTTCTTCAGCCTTAAATTGAGAAAACCTCCCATGATGAATTGACCAGCATATGTACCAGTTATGGTGCTACTTTGCCCTGCTGCTAACAAACCAATGCCCCATATATATAGGATTGGGAATAATCCACCCCCATACTTCTCCTGAAGATAAGTCCCTGCATTTACAAGACCAATACTATCGGCTATTTCAGTACCGTAAAAGCCCTTGGCAAACACAGTCGTGACGAAAATATTGATGATGAAAGAGACTGCAAGGGCCAAGGTGGACTCTATGGAGTAGTAATTAAGAGCTTCTTGAACGCGGCCTTTCTTGCTTTGATCAATCTGCCTTGACTGAACGAGAGCGGAATGCAAGAACACGTTGTGAGGCATAATGATGCAACCAACAACTCCAACAGCTTGCTTTATAGTTCTGGAGCTAAGTTTAGGAACCAAAACACCTGCAAAGATAACACTGGTTGTATCAGAGATAAAGCAATATCACTCCAAAGAATTTGGTTACACACGTCCATATCAATGAGATGAACTCAGTACCAAGAAGAACATCAACCCCATTGGGTTTTGCTTCACCGAACATCCATGCAAATGAGAGCGCCATTATGCCAATCAGAACAGCAAAAAATGCCTCCAATTTCCTCACACCATAGTTctcgagaaatagaaaaataaaactgtAAACAAAGCAACAAAGAGACCTTGTTGAATTAACTAACCATTTTCCCGGACCCACGATTTATATAACCGTAATCCAAAATcaccttatttaatttaataaaccaAGCATAAGACAGCAAATTTATCCATAATAATAGTAATTACCAATCAAGAGCAGTAATGACGACACCAGCCCATAGAGGAACAAATCCGTTACTGAGAATCCGGATAGCAATAGCGCTGCCAATAACCTCTTGTATGTCGGAGCCAATAAGAGCCAACTCAGTCATGAGCCACAGCACAATCCTGGCCCATGGCGGGTACTCCTCCCTGCACAGCTCAGCCAGGTGCCGCCCTGTGGCCACCCCGAGCCTGGCCGAAAGCAGCTGAATCAGAAGGCCCATTAGGGTGGCCCACATGAGCAGCCAGAGCAGCGAGTATCCTGCAATCGCACCCGACTGAAGATCCCCCTCCAAGTTCCCTGGGTCAAGAAACGCTATGCTCATCAAGAACCCCGGCCCAGTGAACAGCCACAGTTTCTTCCACGAGAAGGGCGGCGCCTCCACGTCATCGCCATACTCATCCTCCACTCCCACCGCCACCACCACCTTCTCGGAGGAGTCGTAGGCCGTGTCCTCTTCTGGCTCCAGGAGGGGTTGTTGGGGTGGCATGCTAATTGCGGCGGTGGCGTCCAGAGATAGAGAATAAAACAAGTGGCGGTTTGAAGCCGTGTAAACACTGAAAAGGTTCTCTCACTCTCGACTGTGCCTTGTGCTGTGTGATGAACTGATGCTAGTGGTGTTTCCACATTTATGCTCTATCTGCCACTTCCTATCATTCTCGTTGAATTAAATCTCGAAATTGAAACAAAACTACTCCCAAGGGTCATCGAATTAAGTGATATGATAATTTTCTATACACATCAGAATCTTACTCTCAATGATTATCAAAAAGGGATGTTAGAGGGAGCAGAATTCAttgttttttatgttaaaattatggattaaaaatatattattaaattattagattaaaaaaattagattaataattaaaaatgttgaaaaaaaaatctactagCAGAATCTTTTGATTGTAATAAACATGGATTTATTGTGTCTAAGAGATTAAAAATTAGTGTCATTCAAGGGAAATTCTTATCTATTCTatagttaaattattttgtattataatttttattatttatttttttttaatttattaaatttttaaaaaaaaatttaacaacaattttattaaaatttaattcgtACTTAACTAACAAAAGACAAGTGAATAATatcatattattaaaaatattaataataattaattaatatttacacATCATAAAATCAGCTGActctattacttttttttttaaataaacacatGAGATTATTTCATAAAACACAACAAATTAATCTATGGAATATGAAAGAATTCCTCGTCCTGaagatattatttaaaattattacaagtaaaattttttaaatttgttaataaatataTCATAAGGGTTTTGCTATCttaatacatttaaatttttatattttatattaaacgtcttaactaatatttttaaaatacttatTAGTAATGTTCTAAAATTCTCACTGGAAtttctttctataacttcttattGTTTTTGGGAAAAATAATgtattttataaagtttaaaacGAATACAAAATGTATATATGATCAAGATAATAGATGCATATACGATAAACTTGGAAGAAATTTGATCACATATGCATGCATTTTGTAATTTGTACCTTTTTAcacttcaaaataaaaaaaaatttaacaattttttattaagattaaatatttttttattaagattaaATATTCGGACCATGCGAGTTGTGTCCCtcagaatgtaaaaaaaattacccAGAACAAACAAAACGGAGGGTCCGAATTCCATGTTTCACATCAGCTGCAATTGGACCATGCGATTTGTGAAGCAAAATTTCATGACCAAAGAACTCGCATGGTCCGAGGTGTATACTCtgagttttttcaattttttaacacaaatcggacctccgatttgtgtactctgaatttttttcaactttttcaacacaaatcggagggtccgatttgtgtactcccataattttaaaaaacaccaaaaattaccatgttaaaatatatcacttattttattttcatatcaaaatttttttgccATTTAGATTAAAAGTCTTTATTTTATTAAGCTTGAAATACGGGTGTATatgaggattttttattttaataaataaattaattacaataattattgaaataaataatttaaaaaatatttatcaaaataaatatttttcttatctcatttacactgtaaacgagataagatagGATGCGAAACGAGATAAGATAGGATGCAACATGTGTATATTTTGTTTACAAGcgtaaaaaatatatcttttttttctgttttatttgacGCGCTTCACATCTTTCTATTTTTAGGAGTGGATACAATTACCGGGTTTATTTTTATCATAGAATTTGAACCCGtacaagttttttatttttcaaatttaaataaatccAATTAGatctataatttaatctaaaattttttatatactctttttgaatattaattgatcaaatatatccattttaatctcttctaccaatctttttaaatattaattgtatgctaaaaatttggattattaatattattaatattttttattattttcaaaaaaaatattttttatttttgcaaatatatgtattgtaaacgagatatacacgtgtCGCATCCATCTGTCTTATCTCATTTACTATACGTGCaaaattatctcatttacagaaaaaatatttattttggtaaatattttttaaattatttatttcagtaattattataattaatttatttattaaaataaaaaatccgtgTATATGATAGTTAAACTAGATC
Encoded here:
- the LOC112748442 gene encoding metal transporter Nramp3.2, whose protein sequence is MPPQQPLLEPEEDTAYDSSEKVVVAVGVEDEYGDDVEAPPFSWKKLWLFTGPGFLMSIAFLDPGNLEGDLQSGAIAGYSLLWLLMWATLMGLLIQLLSARLGVATGRHLAELCREEYPPWARIVLWLMTELALIGSDIQEVIGSAIAIRILSNGFVPLWAGVVITALDCFIFLFLENYGVRKLEAFFAVLIGIMALSFAWMFGEAKPNGVDVLLGVLVPKLSSRTIKQAVGVVGCIIMPHNVFLHSALVQSRQIDQSKKGRVQEALNYYSIESTLALAVSFIINIFVTTVFAKGFYGTEIADSIGLVNAGTYLQEKYGGGLFPILYIWGIGLLAAGQSSTITGTYAGQFIMGGFLNLRLKKWVRALITRSCAIIPTMIVALIFDTSEESLDILNEWLNVLQSVQIPFALIPLLCLVSKEQIMGTFRIGPVLKIFSWLVAALVIVINGYLLLDFFSSEVNGAVFAVVVCALTAAYVAFVIYLIARAVSFSPWQSLDRS